TTATTACGTTTTCAACTTGTGGTGGTTTTTCCTGATCTTCACCAAAATCATGGCGTGAGCTCAAGGCAACTCTCAGAGTAAACAGAATATAAGCTGCCAGGACACAGAGTAGAAGTGCTGCCTGCCAGCGCGCTATGGCAAATTCTGCAGGTACTCCGTTTTGAGTAACAGCGTCTCCGGTTGAAAAGAGACTAAACAGCCAGACAATCACTCCTGAGAACAGCATGAAGGATCCCGGTCCGACAATCGTGAAGCGGGAAACGGGAATCCCACTCTCCGTATTTCGTTTCCTCGCCAGAAATCCATTCAGGAGTGCACAAGAACCAATTATCAAACCGATATTACATAAACAGGATCCCAAAGCATTACCAACTGCCAGATCTCCTTTTCCGGATAGAGTACTGGTAACTGAGACCATTAATTCGGGAAATGTAGTTGACATGCTAACAATGGTCGCACCAATAATGACGGGAGGTACGCGAGTCAATCTGGCAATCTCAACTGCACTATCAGTAAAGAGATCACCTCCCTTTGTAATGCTGAGCATGCCCAATGCGATAAATAACAGGCTGATCAGAATGGAAGCAGGTGCGTCTAAGCCGATTATTAATCTTAAAAACTCAATTGGTTCAACAGCCAATGGCAATAATTGCAAACTCCTGCTCCTGTTTCATTTCAAAGTTGTCGTTTCTTATGCGTCTGCAAAATATAAAAAGTAAGTAAATAATATGATAGGGATGGCAGCAAACATTATTTTCAGAGTACTATTTTGATCAATAAATTGTAAAATATTAAGGCAAGAAACCATGTCTCGTTTTCAAGACCTGACTTAACTCTTTCATTTCAATTGGTCACCCCAGCAAGGATGGACAACCTATGAAC
The Gimesia aquarii DNA segment above includes these coding regions:
- a CDS encoding calcium/sodium antiporter produces the protein MQLLPLAVEPIEFLRLIIGLDAPASILISLLFIALGMLSITKGGDLFTDSAVEIARLTRVPPVIIGATIVSMSTTFPELMVSVTSTLSGKGDLAVGNALGSCLCNIGLIIGSCALLNGFLARKRNTESGIPVSRFTIVGPGSFMLFSGVIVWLFSLFSTGDAVTQNGVPAEFAIARWQAALLLCVLAAYILFTLRVALSSRHDFGEDQEKPPQVENVITYYFKLVSAFFCGACLVILGSKLLVTNAVQVARYFEVSELLIGLTILAVGTSLPEYTISVLSIIKGHGALGTGNIIGANVLNITMVIATCALIQPLPIPKQTVLLDGPVVILLILAMLGLSWRRKQISPLSGLILLTIYVCYLVVATLWFGH